The Mannheimia granulomatis sequence TTTTAAATTTATAGACTAAGAAAGGAAAATAAATGGCTCAATCTATTGAATCTATCATTGCTGAACTTAAACGTGGTGTAGAAAATATTTACTCTGAAGAAGATTTAATCGCAAAATTAAAAGAAGAGCGTCCATTAATCATCAAATTAGGAGCAGATCCAACAGCGCCTGATATTCACTTAGGTCATACCGTTGTTTTAAACAAATTACGCCAATTCCAACAACTTGGTCACCAAGTTGTATTCTTAATCGGCGATTTCACCGGTATGGTAGGGGATCCTTCAGGCAAAAGCTCGACTCGTCCCCCATTAACACGTGAAGATGTACTGCGTAATGCTGAAACCTATAAACAACAAATTTTCAAAATTTTAGATCCTGTAAAAACCCGTATCGTATTCAACTCTGAATGGTTAAGCGAATTAGGTACAGAAGGGATGATCCGCTTAGCATCCAACTATACGGTCGCTCGTATGTTAGAACGTGAAGACTTTAAAAACCGTTTTAACAATCAACAGTCTATTGCAATTCACGAGTTCATCTATCCATTATTACAAGGTCATGATTCTGTGGCATTAAAAGCCGATGTGGAATTAGGCGGAACAGACCAAACTTTCAACTTATTAGTGGGTCGTGAATTACAAAAATCAGCGGGACAAAAACCACAAGTAGCGATGACATTACCGCTTTTAGTAGGCTTAGATGGCGAGAAAAAAATGTCGAAATCACTCGGTAACTACATCGGCGTGACCGAAGCACCAAGCGAAATGTTTGGTAAAGTGATGTCAATTTCAGATGAGCTAATGTGGGATTGGTACAATCTACTCTCGTTCCGTCCATTAGAAGAAATCGCTCAATTAAAAGCAGAGGTTGCTGCAGGTAAAAACCCTCGTGATGTCAAAATTCTGCTAGCTAAGGAAATTATTGCCCGTTTCCATGATGAAGCAGCGGCCAATGCGGCTGAACAAGAATTTATCAATCGCTTCCAAAAAGGTGCTATTCCAGACGAAATGCCGGAATTTACCTTTGAAGGCGAAATCGGCTTAGCTGCATTATTAAAAGAAGCAGGACTTGTGCCATCAACCTCTGAAGCCATCCGTTCAGCTCAGCAAGGCGGTGTAAAAATTGATGGTGAAAAAGTAGAAGATGTGAAACAAAATGCTCAAAAAGGCACCTTTGTTTACCAAGTTGGTAAACGTAAATTCGCCCGAATTACGGTAAAATAATCTTACCTAATAAAACAAGCGGTCATAATTTGAAAATTATTTGCAAATTATGACCGCTTGTATTTTATAGAAACATTAGAGCAAATTATTTAAACTCATAACGTCTAATTGTTTTTAAATCTGAATCTTGATTTTTAATCTCATCAGCAAGGCGAACTCGAGCACCTACGGCAGCATGAGCATCATACTGACGAGTTAAGGTCACAGTTTCACCATTATCTCTTTGCACAGTTAGCTCAACAACATCTGCCGACACAGCTTTGCTTGACAACACAGTTGCATTACCTTTGTCAGAATAAACATCGGCCGTACAAGCTGCTAAGATAAAAGATGCTAATACAGCTAAAGAAAGTTTTTTCATTATAAGAATCCCTCAGGAAGAACTAAAAATTAAAGTAGAGACACATTCAGATCTGAATTAGATCCTACAAGTCTCACACGTTTGCCAGGAACAAAACCGTCTTCTTTCTTTTGAACTACAACGATTTCTTTACCATCGTCTTTACGAATCACCATTTCTAATGAAGAAACCTGACTCGTTTTTTGTTCTACTTGGTTACCAATTACCGCACCGGCAACGGCTCCCACTGCTGTTGCAATCGCTTGACCTGTACCACCACCAATCGCGTTACCGGCAACGCCGCCTAAAACGCCACCACCAACAGTACCAATCACACCTTCACTATTTGCTTGAATTTTAACATCACGTACAGAAACAATAGTTCCATAGCTAATAGAACGAGCTTCTTTTGCTTGACCTGCTGAA is a genomic window containing:
- the tyrS gene encoding tyrosine--tRNA ligase; the protein is MAQSIESIIAELKRGVENIYSEEDLIAKLKEERPLIIKLGADPTAPDIHLGHTVVLNKLRQFQQLGHQVVFLIGDFTGMVGDPSGKSSTRPPLTREDVLRNAETYKQQIFKILDPVKTRIVFNSEWLSELGTEGMIRLASNYTVARMLEREDFKNRFNNQQSIAIHEFIYPLLQGHDSVALKADVELGGTDQTFNLLVGRELQKSAGQKPQVAMTLPLLVGLDGEKKMSKSLGNYIGVTEAPSEMFGKVMSISDELMWDWYNLLSFRPLEEIAQLKAEVAAGKNPRDVKILLAKEIIARFHDEAAANAAEQEFINRFQKGAIPDEMPEFTFEGEIGLAALLKEAGLVPSTSEAIRSAQQGGVKIDGEKVEDVKQNAQKGTFVYQVGKRKFARITVK
- a CDS encoding deoxyribose-phosphate aldolase; this encodes MKKLSLAVLASFILAACTADVYSDKGNATVLSSKAVSADVVELTVQRDNGETVTLTRQYDAHAAVGARVRLADEIKNQDSDLKTIRRYEFK
- a CDS encoding glycine zipper 2TM domain-containing protein encodes the protein MKKLGLAVALMSSFALVGCANTDVFSGSVYSAGQAKEARSISYGTIVSVRDVKIQANSEGVIGTVGGGVLGGVAGNAIGGGTGQAIATAVGAVAGAVIGNQVEQKTSQVSSLEMVIRKDDGKEIVVVQKKEDGFVPGKRVRLVGSNSDLNVSLL